The following are encoded together in the Babesia microti strain RI chromosome II, complete genome genome:
- a CDS encoding hypothetical protein (overlaps_old_locusTagID:BBM_II03670;~overlaps_old_locusTagID:BBM_II03675), producing the protein MLSLCEIDTRSIDEIWNHSTTLGPCLKTLNFGCKSLDLTLGGVLAGEIVEFYGDSACGKTQVSLSIIANTLIEDYLANLEGRNVILIYTHSTPPLYRIKHIISSRLNLLLPSANLDPVVNKLLKRLLISTPRDYRELYKLLTEDIFAITISDQIGAVPNLLVIDSISLMRRIEHKESVRRHVALIRSVSRHLKKFAHQRGAAIVVTNQAQTSSKIDGFAIKPPVLGSYWTRSINTRVYLHQYRMHNYDLGISENSKRVAKLIYSSKPLPMHSGTIIFSIGPMGIQDCKD; encoded by the exons ATGCTCTCTCTATGTGAAATTGACACGAGGAGTATCGATGAAATATGGAATCACTCCACAACACTCGGACCTTGCCTTAAAACATTAAACTTTGGCTGCAAATCATTAGATTTGACTTTGGGCGGTGTATTGGCGGGGGAGATTGTCGAATTTTATGGCGATAGTGCTTGTGGAAAAACACAAGTTTCACTGTCAATAATTGCCAAC ACATTAATTGAAGATTACCTAGCAAATTTGGAAGGCAGAAATGttatactaatttataCCCACAGTACACCACCACTTTATCGTATTAAACACATAATTT CAAGTCGGTTAAATCTTTTACTACCATCGGCAAATTTGGATCCTGTGGTCAATAAGTTACTGAAAAGATTACTAATATCCACCCCCAGGGATTACAGG gaGCTGTACAAACTGTTAACAGAAGATATATTTGCCATTACTATTAGCGATCAAATTGGGGCAGTTCCTAATCTTCTGGTTATAGATTCTATATCTCTGATGAGAAGGATTGAACATAAAGA GTCTGTAAGAAGACATGTGGCACTAATTCGTTCTGTTTCTAGGCATTTGAAGAAATTTGCGCACCAAAGGGGCGCTGCCATAGTGGTGACTAATCAAGCCCAAACTAGTTCAAAAATTGACGGATTTGCAATT AAACCCCCCGTTTTAGGGTCTTACTGGACCAGGTCAATTAACACAAGAGTTTACCTTCACCAATATCGTATGCACAACTATGATTTGGGGATTTCAGAAAATTCCAAAAGAGTGGCCAAACTAATCTATTCATCCAAGCCATTACCCATGCA TAGTGGTACCATCATATTTTCTATTGGGCCAATGGGGATACAAGATTGTAAggattaa
- a CDS encoding conserved Plasmodium membrane protein, unknown function (overlaps_old_locusTagID:BBM_II03645): MKRFKINFTHELSISNHRSLIYTILVASIISISECKQQFDYESFSKISPISKNDIKDIEFLQKKGDNKDVDSTNETLKTGSKYVKKNEKQGNNNNEQQKTEIETKKLKSTIKSHNSSSANNADNSDKSALTIGTEPHHLHKPKDAKYHNNEDKSNRNNHIRGNDYVNEHGNKHNTSHLEGNKTDNRYAVIIISVSTLIFSIFFQWIGGFIENKVDSQHDQYVSNVFNTCCRQVATISLINLVLWILLQSKIALSLDRIFFEDVTYLIYKNHISEGVLKTNTIEIAFEYSLYISVLLMMWYICYSLYFYIIVRNLIKWMRKVDELDVELTIRKIDYVNKKWFSWLLYSNYISKWQFLALRYDFEENVNNTHIQGLDSAGIYFMDYLRVSLLEKSYKLLRMPNYSFIIILLGILSLGTKFNKENEASILCILLSLCLIILFLLYVHIKSIHNKLTPTNLSHYLSSKKHKDANADQHVEELGDDETVKPQYKLKPLKPMNPKFYTEYLYGTLNPNKHDQLFYFMSNGPSVLLSAITTTNFIILMLLSLWLCLLHEHSDIWLNNNFGANWFIGFIIIVICFIWPNLLYSLLVVTQGGMMINVDTLASVWEARRAENTKHGTELIDGIGLHAGLYSLISGGDVQWRHLLAKFKTFSIAIREQLISSWNNLQENKGGGGSVTNKQAAKYLYSQGLTNVPPKLVNDFIKSFSRTIPGKLTQEEFLMFALMVKQVIVSPLDTVTLKPLFEEVYKIPWTCENGINCVSLQFICQQIGLKWSYGTRKHFIDFLSAGTKTVMSPEDFVAYMRDFEDYIMQKAQDNSHYIFYDSDIQAPVK; the protein is encoded by the exons ATGAAACGctttaaaatcaatttcacaCATGAACTTAGCATCTCAAACCACCGTTCGTTGATTTATACTATACTTGTC GCCTCGATAATATCTATTTCCGAATGTAAACAACAGTTTGACTATGAATCCTTCAGCAAAATTTCTCCAATAAGcaaaaatgacattaaaGACATTGAATTTTTGCAAAAGAAGGGTGACAATAAAGATGTCGATTCTACTAATGAGACCCTGAAAACTGGTTCAAAATATGTCAAAAAAAACGAAAAACAGGGTAATAACAACAATGAGCAACAGAAAACGGAGATTGAGACAAAGAAACTAAAATCCACCATAAAATCCCATAATTCATCCAGTGCCAATAACGCTGACAATAGTGACAAATCGGCCTTAACTATTGGAACTGAGCCACATCATCTACACAAGCCAAAAGACGCTAAATACCATAATAATGAAGATAAAAGTAACAGAAACAATCATATAAGAGGGAATGACTATGTAAATGAACATGGAAATAAACATAATACGTCGCATTTGGAGGGAAACAAAACCGATAATCGCTACGCcgtaataataatatctGTATCCACtctaatattttcaatatttttccAATGGATTGGTGGTTTTATTGAGAATAAAGTGGATAGTCAACATGATCAATACGTATCAAATGTCTTCAACACATGTTGCAGACAGGTGGCTACTATTAGTCTAATTAATTTGGTACTGTGGATATTACTACAATCGAAGATAGCACTATCACTGGATCGCATATTTTTTGAAGATGtgacatatttaatatataagaACCATATATCTGAAGGTGTTTTGAAAACGAACACTATTGAGATTGCTTTTGAATATTCATTATACATATCAGTGTTACTGATGATGTG gtatatatgttattcACTCTATTTCTACATAATTGTGCGAAACTTGATAAAGTGGATGCGCAAAGTGGATGAACTAGATGTGGAGCTCACAATTCGAAAAATAGACTATGTCAATAAGAAGTGGTTTTCATGGTTACTATATAGTAATTACATTTCTAAGTGGCAATTTTTGGCGTTAAG atatgaTTTTGAGGAAAATGTCAACAATACGCACATACAAGGGTTGGACTCTGCTGGCATTTATTTTATGGATTATTTGCGCGTTTCGCTTCTAGAAAAATCATACAAATTACTAAGAATGCCGAATTATTCCTTCATAATCATTCTATTAGGCATTCTATCATTAGG GactaaatttaataagGAAAACGAGGCATCCATTCTCTGTATCCTGCTATCACTCTGTTTAATAATCCTATTCTTACTATATGTGCAC ataaaatcaattcatAACAAGTTGACACCCACAAACTTATCGCATTATTTGTCGTCGAAAAAGCACAAAGATGCCAATGCAGATCAACACGTGGAGGAATTGGGGGATGATGAAACAGTGAAACCACAATACAAACTAAAGCCACTAAAG CCCAtgaatccaaaattttacactGAATACCTTTACGGGACTTTGAACCCCAACAAACACGACCAACTCTTCTACTTCATGTCTAATGGCCCCAGTGTGCTATTAAGTGCTATAACg ACGACTAACTTCATTATTCTGATGCTATTGTCATTGTGGTTATGCCTATTACATGAGCACAGTGACATTTGgttaaacaataattttggtGCCAACTGGTTCATCGGTTTCAtcataattgtaatatgCTTTATTTGGCCAAACTTATTATATTCACTTCTAGTGGTTACACAAGGGGGAATGATGATCAATGTTGATACTCTAGCCTCA gtTTGGGAGGCTAGGCGGGCTGAAAATACTAAACATGGCACGGAGTTGATAGATGGCATAGGATTACAC GCTGGTTTATACTCATTGATATCTGGAGGGGATGTGCAGTGGAGGCATTTGTTGGCCAAATTTAAGACCTTTTCTATAGCCATAAGGGAACAGCTGATCTCATCCTGGAACAACTTGCAGGAGAACAAGGGAGGGGGCGGCAGTGTAACAAACAAACAAGCAGCCAAATATCTATATTCACAGGGATTAACAAACGTTCCTCCAAAGCTGGTTAAT gattttattaaatcattttcaaGGACCATACCTGGCAAGTTGACCCAGGAGGAATTCCTAATGTTTGCGTTAATGGTCAAGCAAGTGATCGTAAGCCCTTTGGATACAGTGACGCTTAAG CCTTTATTTGAAGAAGTTTATAAAATACCATGGACTTGTGAAAATGGAATAAATTGCGTGAGCTTACAATTCATATGCCAACAA ATTGGCCTCAAGTGGAGTTACGGAACGAGGAAACACTTTATAGACTTTTTAAGTGCTGGAACTAAGACAGTGATGTCTCCAGAAGATTTTGTGGCTTATATGCGTGACTTTGAAGACTATATCATGCAAAAGGCGCAAGATAACAGTCACTATATCTTCTATGACAGTGACATCCAGGCACCTGTCAAGTAA
- a CDS encoding hypothetical protein (overlaps_old_locusTagID:BBM_II03620): protein MFIDISHTFKLFNETEYEKQRRGSSIFLKMFPRLATRHIIPSAADVPSCEVKKVYPYRNSPHFTLYGINKTFTAVLTGYPPNTLPSDFKPNKGYLYGWSGTIRPDSWDKAHFSFFRDYAVVPPRKGITLEYCAHIYSPALSINQSINDALGTNYNSDKRDFGNDDNLNSIIIKGNGRNSKKIMSCCFLIHG, encoded by the coding sequence atgtttatagATATCAGCCAcacatttaaattgtttaatgagACAGAATATGAGAAGCAAAGACGAGGAAGCagtatatttttgaaaatgtttcCTAGACTTGCAACAAGGCATATAATCCCTAGTGCTGCAGATGTACCCTCTTGTGAAGTTAAAAAGGTTTATCCATATAGAAATAGTCCACATTTTACATTGTATGGTATAAACAAAACGTTCACTGCCGTATTGACTGGATATCCACCTAACACATTACCATCTGATTTTAAACCAAACAAAGGCTATTTGTATGGATGGAGTGGGACTATTCGACCAGATTCTTGGGATAAAGCCCACTTTTCGTTTTTCAGAGACTATGCAGTTGTACCACCTAGGAAAGGGATAACACTGGAATACTGCGCCCACATTTACTCACCCGCACtatcaataaatcaatCCATAAACGATGCATTAGGAACTAATTATAACTCTGATAAAAGGGATTTTggaaatgatgataatCTAAACTCAATCATAATAAAGGGTAACGGTAGGAATTCTAAGAAGATAATGTCATGCTGCTTCCTAATACATGGTTAA
- a CDS encoding Fumble (overlaps_old_locusTagID:BBM_II03650), with protein MHKGENPLDKDALMADAMIIQQYQCETFALLIVESNPFGINNSSAITYDVIPKLFELHNLFTKFCEQLTELILAHGTGYVESLIGHYEYAYKNLLQLSINLDIIDEDITIEQFNYPFKLNRGVVDDYLVAIDIGGSLAKVTYTTPCPPSSDIRYCIDIYNTSCKFTYHMQSLLSHITKHYTSDKFTHRDGLMSCEGRAYNFPSGAVFEKLKNELMKIQLENGKYIAFKIFKNCEIDKMCQFILQNGELNGKIYTTGGMISKHKDKIEHMLNAKIIHLDEMDCVANGTILLSKIEHSLYRFDTENRSICTVKVLDESHFLVENVGSGTSIIKVSLGKNSRINGSSIGGGALVGSFHHLTNHNDFRSIQLSSECLYNLRMLQLNRSLNSSVNSESVECVKMLYNDLGALGQLTAKQYNIKTVIFTGFAICESMIALRTLDGAFTSSCNALFSYHGGFAGSLGALANALVHAC; from the coding sequence ATGCATAAGGGAGAAAATCCTTTAGACAAAGATGCACTTATGGCTGACGCAATGATAATACAACAATATCAATGCGAAACATTTGCTTTGCTCATTGTTGAAAGCAATCCATTTGGCATCAATAATAGCAGTGCCATAACTTACGATGTGATTCCAAAACTTTTCGAGCTTCACAATTTGTTTACTAAGTTTTGTGAACAGCTCACTGAACTGATTTTGGCCCATGGCACTGGTTACGTAGAATCTCTTATCGGTCACTACGAATACGCCTACAAAAATCTACTACAGCTGTCTATCAATTTGGATATCATCGATGAAGACATAACTATAGAACAATTCAACTACCCTTTCAAGCTAAATAGAGGTGTTGTGGATGATTACCTAGTGGCCATTGACATTGGTGGCAGCCTGGCCAAAGTAACATACACGACGCCGTGCCCACCGTCTAGTGACATACGTTATTgcattgatatatacaatacaTCATGCAAATTTACCTACCATATGCAATCGCTTTTATCTCACATTACCAAACACTAcactagtgataaatttactCATCGTGATGGGTTGATGAGTTGTGAAGGCCGTGCGTATAACTTTCCCAGTGGCGCGGTTTTTGAGAAGTTAAAAAACGAATTGATGAAGATACAGTTGGAAAATGGAAAATATATCGCATTTAAGATATTCAAAAACTGTGAAATTGATAAGATGTGCCAGTTCATCCTACAGAATGGAGAGTTGAATGGAAAAATCTACACCACTGGCGGTATGATTTCAAAGCACAAAGACAAAATTGAACACATGCTCAACgcaaaaattattcatttgGACGAAATGGATTGTGTTGCCAATGGCACCATTTTATTATCCAAAATTGAACACTCATTATATAGATTTGACACTGAAAATCGCTCCATTTGCACCGTAAAAGTGTTAGATGAAAGCCATTTTCTGGTGGAAAATGTTGGCTCCGGTACATCGATAATTAAAGTGTCTCTTGGAAAAAATTCTAGGATCAACGGATCGTCAATTGGTGGTGGGGCCCTAGTAGGTTCGTTTCATCACCTAACAAATCACAATGATTTCCGTAGCATACAACTCTCCAGTGaatgtttatataatctACGCATGCTACAGCTGAATCGTTCTTTGAATTCGAGCGTGAACAGCGAATCCGTAGAGTGCGTTAAAATGCTTTATAATGACTTGGGGGCTCTTGGTCAATTAACCGCAAAACAATACAATATCAAAACAGTAATTTTCACTGGATTTGCCATTTGTGAATCAATGATCGCGTTGCGAACACTGGACGGTGCATTTACATCTAGCTGTAATGCATTATTTAGTTACCATGGGGGCTTTGCTGGATCGCTCGGCGCCCTAGCAAACGCACTAGTTCACGCATGTTAA
- a CDS encoding hypothetical protein (overlaps_old_locusTagID:BBM_II03615) has translation MPQDPSFSVSKDDSMNPGDGAINLSFNEQTNDSVIFKGASTNSFKLGDLEWFDSLPVMSDNWWICNIKRRNDVSEKWKKSFNDIIEYEIRACELDLKISYLKVQADSITNKICSLAKICP, from the exons ATGCCGCAAGATCCATCATTTAGTGTGTCTAAGGATGATTCCATGAACCCAGGAGATGGTGCCATTAATTTAAGCTTCAATGAGCAAACAAATGACTCGGTTATATTCAAAGGTGCTAGTACTAACAGTTTTAAATTGGGGGACCTTGAATGGTTTGATAGTTTGCCTGTAATGAGCGATAATTGGTGGATCTGTAACATAAAAAG GCGCAATGATGTTAGCGAAAAGTGGAAGAAGTcttttaatgatattatcGAGTATGAAATTAGGGCATGTGAACTGGATTTAAAA atatcCTATTTGAAGGTTCAGGCTGATTCAATTACAAACAAAATTTGCTCTCTGGCAAAAATTTGCCCCTAA
- a CDS encoding hypothetical protein (overlaps_old_locusTagID:BBM_II03640), translating into MISGSDINSLIYTRPLSNGDDIGFLTEALVSKEHYGSNSTSVTVKRKKRSAEAANRHRKRYLEILRRKEQLEANKPLSNHTYSEVVGNQLYLSDSQKKNLICKYYYRYASCIHGDNCAFSHDCTPLTSKNLKLCKFFLQGEGKCSKSAEECCYSHDPSLFLCRSNVINGTCMNIGRCKFKHLSQSNIDALDEAEKLRFCYNNKQFLLNLKNNMDTDKELNFPWYIRCVIQLDKRDMRTNSI; encoded by the coding sequence ATGATAAGTGGAAGTGATATAAATTCACTAATTTATACCAGACCCCTATCAAATGGCGACGACATTGGGTTCTTAACAGAAGCCCTTGTGTCAAAGGAACATTACGGTAGTAATTCTACCAGTGTTACTGTGAAGCGCAAGAAGAGAAGTGCGGAAGCAGCGAATCGCCATAGAAAAAGATATTTAGAAATTCTACGTAGAAAAGAGCAATTGGAGGCAAATAAGCCCTTATCAAATCATACTTATAGTGAAGTTGTTGGgaatcaattatatttgagtGACTCTCAGAAAAAGAACTTGATTTGCAAATACTACTATCGCTATGCATCTTGTATTCACGGGGATAACTGCGCATTTTCTCACGATTGTACACCTCTAACTTCTaagaatttgaaattatgcaaattttttctCCAAGGAGAAGGGAAGTGTAGTAAAAGTGCAGAAGAATGTTGTTATTCTCACGATCCTTCCCTTTTTTTGTGTCGCtcaaatgtaataaatggCACGTGCATGAACATCGGCAGgtgtaaatttaaacacTTATCTCAGAGTAATATTGACGCATTGGATGAGGCGGAGAAGCTTAGATTTTGTTACAACAACAAGCAATTTCTGTTAAATCTAAAAAACAACATGGATACAGACAAAGAGTTAAATTTCCCATGGTATATTAGATGTGTTATTCAACTAGATAAGAGAGATATGCGAACAAATTCTATTTAA
- a CDS encoding conserved Plasmodium protein, unknown function (overlaps_old_locusTagID:BBM_II03665), which produces MRAHLLRITDAGRRNMLFHVPMTELYDLWAKCHKETDYALGLLAMNHFYNFGRQISPIGSTKLLSLCIRCKQYDEAIQLLKHSNAWLQEPPSLYLIYTLMNILFVRAEYHKVRLCFKYIRENWKLKVRPRLYDITIKSCLLMPKYPLQEALIIYNDSQLMDVYLPESTHFTLLNCTLTLYNNGGSDADKEFYWNTMRHIRGRLEMESLMACDKFALMPKTLDALSALDKILSQ; this is translated from the exons ATGCGTGCCCATTTGCTGAGGATCACCGACGCAGGCCGAAGGAACATGCTGTTCCACGTACCCATGACAGAGTTGTACGATCTTTGGGCCAAATGTCATAAGGAAACTGATTATGCACTGGGCCTACTTGCTATGAATCATTTCTACAACTTTGGTCGCCAAATCTCGCCCATTGGATCCACAAAATTGCTTTCATTATGCATCAGGTGTAAACAATATGACGAAGCAATTCAG CTACTAAAGCATTCTAATGCCTGGTTACAGGAGCCACCCTCGCTATACCtaatttacacattgaTGAACATCCTATTCGTCCGTGCAGAATATCACAAAGTTAGGTTAtgtttcaaatatataaggGAGAATTG GAAATTGAAGGTTAGGCCAAGATTGTATGATATCACCATCAAATCTTGCCTTTTGATGCCCAAATATCCGCTGCAAGAGGCACTGATA ATTTATAATGATTCGCAGCTAATGGACGTATATCTGCCAGAATCTACCCATTTTACGCTTCTAAACTGCACACTAACATTGTATAACAATGGAGGGAGCGATGCAGATAAAG aATTTTACTGGAACACAATGAGACATATCAGG GGACGGTTGGAAATGGAAAGTTTGATGgcttgtgataaatttgcactTATGCCCAAGACATTAGACGCGCTAAGTGCTCTCGACAAGATTCTCTCGCAATGA
- a CDS encoding hypothetical protein (overlaps_old_locusTagID:BBM_II03655;~overlaps_old_locusTagID:BBM_II03660), translating into MGELSNLITTQNVHNLLNEISNGYQVEDPVIQSLSIVMEDYLQDVLLNAYQMCRHRYSKVITPQDVWYYLNITDSSPIEPLAGLGATMGLGAVISLIAGSDFKDKADKTKSMVNYLQLPRSNYSLSHVLNRGSGGRNNRKIASAAAEQRRILSSYFSDPETNKTDEIAIRKIRTRNHTHLHTSTGSETDSISVISFVSDSQ; encoded by the exons ATGGGCGAATTGAGTAATCTCATAACAACACAAAACGTACACAATCTTCTCAATGAAATTTCAAATGGCTATCAAGTTGAAGACCCTGTAATACAA TCATTAAGTATTGTTATGGAAGACTACCTCCAAGACGTACTACTTAATGCCTATCAGATGTGTAGACACAGGTATTCCAAAGTAATTACGCCACAGGATGTATGGTACTACTTAA ATATAACAGATTCTAGCCCAATTGAGCCTTTGGCTGGACTAGGGGCTACAATGGGCCTAGGAGCAGTGATATCGCTAATCGCTGGCAGCGACTTTAAGGATAAAGCAGATAAGACAAAATCAATGGTCAATTACTTGCAATTGCCCAGGTCCAACTATTCATTATCACATGTATTGAATAGGGGCAGTGGCGGGAGAAATAATCGCAAAATAGCCTCCGCAGCCGCAGAGCAAAGGAGAATTTTGTCAAGTTATTTCTCCGATCCTGAAACGAACAAAACGGATGAAATTGCAATACGCAAAATCCGTACTCGCAATCACACGCATTTGCACACTTCTACCGGTTCAGAAACAGATTCCATTTCCGTCATATCCTTTGTTTCTGACTCTCAGTAA
- a CDS encoding NADPH-ferrihemoprotein reductase (overlaps_old_locusTagID:BBM_II03610) produces the protein MHKYAYFVQIIAIVIILTTLLYLLSWLLLKYENQQVNISVNTNNNSTLKIFFATQTGTAENLANKLSEVIQKCLRIEIVVVDLDNFEFDELLHTNIAIFIVSTCGDGEITDNSRFFVSWLENIHENSLVNLNYSLFGLGSHEYEHFNAASKLFHRILTKLGASLLSPVVYGNSQFDIDPDFHRWIKELIPRLALHYDIKYYEPLELSNSSVYKSWRDVKGVENELVYLTSDTVSSGVKVDINNLSLVCRRQAKCVKTLIVSKRFLIENDVCHIDLANPFKLEPADNIAVLYRTSDKVLDWWVKRLNINSQDLDKTITFKPIDSTRTKIVPPFLVPCTLYDALTLYCDLTALPQESELLNFTAFLTDEHEIKIMTSILNNKKIFNLMEKDVKMTLIEFVELFMSSAVFDLSGFLQLIPKKNLRQYTISSSPLYDLSFSITVKKTWERLHPLKKFLKRLEIKGLIPKSLLTKLDDVKSRPREYKGACSNYLVDLESGSEVYVSHMPSKFNIDLRNPMIMIATGTGIAPFRSFWEHLTLLNIRNENSVLFYGCRNKDEWLYRDEINSIVHGGNSVIGKLFLAFSREKNEKVYVQHKILEERCLILKHLFENQGKIFVCGNREMGKCVKGALISIINDHTGVANGAACLDGMVKNGTFVYEVWT, from the exons ATGCACAAATATGCGTATTTTGTGCAAATAATCGCTATAGTCATCATATTAACCACTTTACTCTATCTTTTGAGTTGGCTCTTACTCAAATACGAAAATCAGCAGGTCAATATTAGTGTAAATACCAATAATAATTCTactttgaaaatttttttcgCCACTCAAACTGGGACTGCCGAGAATCTAGCTAATAAACTATCGGAAGTCATACAAAAATGCCTAAGAATTGAGATTGTTGTGGTTGATCTTGAT AATTTCGAATTTGACGAACTTCTACACacaaatattgcaatatttattgtgtCCACGTGCGGTGATGGAGAAATTACTGATAATTCCAGATTTTTTGTTTCTTGGCTTGAAAATATACATGAAAATTCACTTGTGAATTTAAACTATTCACTTTTTGGTCTAGGTAGCCACGAATATGAACACTTTAATGCAGCATCTAAGCTGTTTCATCGAATACTCACTAAATTAGGAGCAAGTCTCTTGTCACCAGTGGTGTACGGCAATTCACAATTTGACATTGACCCTGATTTCCATAGATGGATCAAGGAATTGATTCCGCGCTTAGCTTTACACTATGATATAAAGTATTATGAACCATTAGAATTGTCCAATTCTAGTGTTTATAAGTCATGGAGAGATGTAAAAGGAgttgaaaatgaattggtCTATTTAACTTCTGATACTGTAAGTTCTGGTGTTAAGGTcgatataaataacttgAGCTTGGTCTGCAGAAGGCAAGCAAAATGCGTGAAAACATTGATTGTTAGCAAACGCTTTTTGATCGAAAATGACGTATGCCATATAGATCTTGCTAACCCCTTCAAATTAGAACCGGCAGACAATATTGCGGTTCTGTACAGAACAAGTGATAAAGTG CTGGATTGGTGGGTTAAGAGATTAAACATTAATAGCCAAGATCTGGATAAGACAATTACGTTTAAACCCATAGATTCTACTAGAACCAAAATTGTCCCACCATTCCTCGTACCTTGTACATTATACGACGCGCTAACACTATATTGCGATCTGACTGCATTGCCACAAGAATCAGAGCTGTTAAATTTTACGGCATTCCTCACAGACGAAcatgaaattaaaatcaTGACATCaatattgaataataaGAAGATTTTCAATCTAATG GAAAAGGATGTTAAAATGACTCTTATCGAGTTTGTCGAATTGTTTATGTCCTCGGCTGTTTTTGATCTCTCAGGATTTTTACAGCTAATACCCAAAAAGAATTTGCGGCAATATACTATTTCATCAAGCCCTCTTTATGATCTCTCATTTTCCATAACCGTTAAGAAAACTTGGGAGCGACTCCATCCCCTAAAGAAATTCCTAAAGCGATTAGAAATTAAGGGATTGATTCCCAAATCATTACTCACTAAACTTGACGATGTTAAGTCTAGACCAAGGGAATACAAGGGCGCATGTTCTAATTATTTGGTTGATTTAGAGTCTGGTAGTGAAGTTTATGTATCGCATATGCCATCAAAGTTCAACATAGACTTGAGAAATCCTATGATTATGATTGCTACTGGCACTGGAATCGCTCCCTTTCGTTCATTTTGGGAACATCTAactttgttaaatattagaaatgAGAATAGCGTACTATTCTACGGCTGTAGGAATAAGGATGAGTGGTTATACAGGGACGAGATAAATAGTATTGTTCATGGTGGGAATTCTGTAATTGGAAAATTGTTTTTAGCATTTTCACGGGAGAAG aatgAAAAAGTGTATGTGCAACATAAGATACTGGAGGAAAGGTGCCTCATTTTGAAGCACCTGTTTGAAAACCAAggcaaaatttttgtttgcGG AAATCGTGAAATGGGAAAATGTGTCAAAGGGGCGCTTATTTCAATCATTAATGATCATACTGGTGTGGCCAATGGTGCTGCTTGCCTGGATGGTATGGTTAAGA ACGGAACGTTTGTGTACGAAGTATGGACCTAG
- a CDS encoding BUD20, bud site selection protein 20 (overlaps_old_locusTagID:BBM_II03635), with protein MGPRRKAKHKGLGKHRHLKRGIRDLKNRGKDIDQIFESLYRDDNLDTDTTELKGQGMFYCKYCDRYFIDSNALTGHEATKFHKRRLKALSAHEEHVP; from the exons ATGGGCCCTAGGAGGAAGGCTAAGCATAAGGGGTTGGGCAAACACCGCCATTTGAAGCGCGGCATTAGGGATTTAAAAAATCGCGGCAAAGATATAGATCaaa TTTTTGAATCTTTATATAGGGATGATAACCTTGACACTGATACCACAGAATTAAAGGGCCAAG gaATGTTTTACTGCAAATATTGCGAcagatattttattgaCTCTAATGCATTGACTGGGCACGAAGCCACAAAGTTTCATAAGAGAAGGCTAAAGGCGTTGAGCGCACATGAAGAACATGTACCGTGA